The window ACTTGACCGACCCGAATAATTGAATCTTTAATTTTCTCCAACCTTATCCAGAAAAACTGAATTTGTAAAGGAGTGAAAGACTTGTTTTTGTTAACAATGGCTAATGTTTTTAGCATGTCTTCATTCATGTTTCGGCTTCCGACATAGATCACTTGAAGCTTCAAACCAACATTTCGTAGTTTCTCAATTCTCGATTCGAATTCCTTGATCCATTCTATGTTACTACTTCCACATATACAAATGTTTTTGTCTCCTTCCTCCTAAAAACAAGACTATTTTGTAAATATaaccagaaaaaaaaaaaaaaaaaaaaaagcagccAATGAcataacaacaacaatacccaatctcaCGAATGTAGGTTATGGGTAACCAATGACATACTaacatattaataattttatagaCATAATTACGCTGACAGTCCCCGTGGTTTGCACAGATTACGCGCTCGGTCCTTAATTTTTTTTTTGCGTGGTTAGTCCCTCGTGATTTGCAGTTTTAACAAAAAGGGTTTCTACTGTATCTCTTTTTTAGATATAAACTATTTTAACTGATTTTAAGAATCTTACCGTTTGCTTTAGGAAGTGATCATCTACTCCATATAACATAAGATCAAGATTCCAGTGTTCTTCTTCCCAAAGCTTTTTCTCATTCGAATCAGAAAAAGGAAAAGCTTTCGCTCCCCAAATTAACACCATATCTAACGCATTATAATTCGAAACTGACCCGTGTTGATCTAATACTACCATCAAGGGCTTTTCGTCGAAATTCCATTCTTCTCTGATCATTCTAACTACTGCTGAGTTTAGCAACCATGGTTTCCTGATTGATAACCATGGTAATGAGTTTGACAAGTAATCAAAACTTTTGTGCTCATCAAGAGTCCATGTTTCTGAAGACGAGATCGGGACCCACACTATTTCATAGTCTTGCTTTATGTATTTGTGGTGAGGATGCTCATAAGTTTGTTGTATCAACAACAGAGTTTGATCTATTGGCAAAAGATCTGGCTTTGAAACCAAAAGCATAACTACCTTCTCTTTCAGTCTATGTATACCCACCTATTTAAGAAAACAGTTTTAGTTTTAGTAACATAAGAAATATGGTTCTTGTAATAAAAGGACTTACATTTTCTTGAGAAAACGAATCTTTGAGAGGCAAATCATCGTCCAAAGAAAAGAATAAGTTAAGAAATTCTTGGTTTTCAATTTGCTTATTATCTTTAAGAAGATTCAACAGCCTTTTGTACAGCTTCTGTTCTGCAAAAGATAATCAAAATTGAAGTTAAAATGTACAAAAGATTCGAGATCGCTCGAAGAGTTAAAATAGAACAGCCCACATtttaaagttttactttgtcaaaCAAGGTTTTATATGATCGTTCAGAAAAAGATTCAACATTTATCTGTTCTTGAATTACCTATATGTTCTTGAAATTCATCAACCTGGATTCTAAGGCAACTGCATAATGTGCTCAATCTAAGAGCCAAGCTAGACAAACCCCATGCAGCATTCGCCGTTATATTTGAATTCCTGGAATAAAGTTTCAAGCTTTAATATAACACATATGAAATAAtccaaaaaaaactcaaaaaagtCAACAGAACATGCACTTGCTCCTGTTTCATGGCAATCAAGTCTGTAATCTGAGAAGCCGATGTTAACGAGCTTCTAAAGATCCAATAAGTAGCCAAATAAATCTGAGACTTCACAGCAGAAACTAAGGTACAATCATGATCAGCATGAAGTAAAAGATTTATCGGTAGGACTTCAAATCTCACTACACATTTGGCCAATTCCACCATTTCTTTAATAACAATTTCCATACTTTTCAATTGGGGTCTTAAAGTTTCAAAATTTCTCCACCATAAGTTCTTGAGTATTGCAAGTGATGCTGCTAGTGAATTGTTTGCGTAAACGTCAAGAAACAGACGAAATTCGCCGTAATTTATTGTAAAAGCTGTGAGCATAATGACCACTTTTGCATCCCATCTATAATTCCCTAACATCTCAAGCAAAGCCAGAGTTCTCGTGTGTATATCGGTTGTGTTGTAACACTCCCATAAAATCTGCAACATTAGCATTGTacttaaaaaaagaaagaaaaaaaaaaagatcgaGTCAAATGGTAGTTTTCGCTAAGTTTGACTAAGTACCGCGCGTGAAATCTTGTAAAAGGAATGCTCCAAAGTTTCACTTGAAAAGTTTTTGATGTTATCAAGAATTTGCACATCAACAGCCTGAAAGATAAAGAAGTGACAGTTGGTTGTTATAAACAAATGACAGTTTTAGTTAAGATGATTAAACGAAAGATAAAGGTCATACATTGTTTATGTTAGATGCATAAAGCATGACATTTTCCATGGCTTGAAACAAAATGTTGCAATCAACAAGACGATCGTCAGATTTATGAGTGAGCAGAGTCTTGTTTATGATGAATTCTTGTTCGATCGATAGTTCTGGTGAAGAAGTTTGAGGGGTAAAACTGTCATTTACAGTTAACTCCATGGTTGCATCAACTCAAAAGAACACAACTGCTACATGATGTGTTATGTTAATTGTTAAAAAAGATTGGTGAGATATAAGCTTTTCTGAGGCTGTAACTTTAGCTGAAAGTTACAATACAAGTATTTATGGCATGTGTACAACATCATAATGCACTTGTTTTGCTTCATTTCTATTAATGGGGAGACAATTCAAAAAGATAAAGCAGAGCATAATATACAAAAAGAAAAGGGATGTAGAGGTTCTTAAACCTTCCTGTAAGCATGTAATATATGGGAAGACATTCAAAAAGCAAAATaaggtttataaataaatatgaaaaagtaaagtaaaggtccaTGGAACCAAATAAACGTACATATTTGATCTATATCCATGTAAATCGATCATTGatctgcctttcaaaaaaaaaaaaaaaaaaaaaaaaatcgatcaTTGGTCTTCGTTAAAGGAGACTTGGTCAGTCAGTCTTTCGAAAAACCACACATTGATCTGAACAAAATGTTAGATACTAAGGATTCAAACTTCATCACCATACCATTTTTTGTAAAGCAACTATCTTGACCCATTTTATGATTATATATTCTTGTATCATCGTATACAAATGTGTAAAACATGTCAAAACACGAGGTCGTCGATCAGTGTCCACCCAAGGTACGTGACATGATCGTTTGGCCTTTCCAAAATGGCCTTATAAATACAATCATGaataagaaagattcaaactttttatATTTACACTACATGTTTGTATCTATGTTTTTCTGTTTGTTTGTAAATTTTCATTGAGGTACTCTTGTGCGCAGAAAGGAATGCGAATGAGAATCCAATATACTCAACAAGTAGTTTTGATACCCCGTAAATCAAGTTtagtgctttttctatcaacaaatACTCACTCACACAAGCCACAAATGACACTCTAATCTACACCCTATTAAAGCTTAATCATGTATTGATATCTAATTGGCTTCTCTTACGTCTGCTAAAATATTTGAGCAAAAAAGAAAAGACTTAGACTTCGCATATAACACTAGCTCTGTAATGTACACCAACATAAAAAATCACACATTTTGTATGTCATTGTGGTTGTTACAAAATGTTCTATAACTTACCAAACGTGACGTCTTGAACTCGACCCTTAATTCATGGAAACACATGTTTAGTAAAGTAATACACCAAACTGATTTGCTCTTAAGCACATACTTACATTCCTGTACCATTCTCAATACTCTCCTAATCTCATATACAGtaatttttatacttttatttcataaaacaaaaacaaaaaatccATAAAGAAAAAAACAGAACATAGATTACAACATGATCCTGAACCTTGTATTCTCTTTACCAAGATGGCTATATTCCCATTTGTCGTCCGCAGATATAACAATGTCCCTCTTAATCATCTTCATCTGCAACTCGATCCTTAATAAACTCACCCGAAAGGGTCCTATGATATGGCCCGTTTTTGGAATACTTCCAACAGTAGTGTTACACGCATCCAATCTTTATGAATGGGGGAGCGATTGTTTGATAAAATATGGTGGAACGTTTTATTATAGAGGTATGTGGATGGGTGGTACTTTTGGGGTTGTAACAGGTGATCCTCATAAAATCGAATACATGCTCAAAACCAATTTTAAAAATTTCCCAAAAGGGCAAGCGTATAAAGAAAGATTTTACGATTTTCTTGGAGATGGAATCTTTAACGCCGATGATGAGCTGTGGAGGACTCAGCGTCGTGTGGCTAACTCTGAAATGCATTCGGCTCGTTTTATGCAGTTTTCCTTGGACTCCATCAAAAATCTTGTGCATAACAAGTTGTTAAAGGTTTTAGAGGCTAAAAAAGGGTGTGTTGTTGATTTGCAAGATGTGCTTCTTCGTTTTACTTTTGACAATACTTGTTCAGTGGCGTTTGGTGTCGATTCGGGGTGTTTAGAAGTTGATTTTCCTGAAACGCCCTTTGCAAAGGCGTTCGAGAAAGTAACTTTTGCTAGCTTGATGAGGTTCATGGTCCCTCATTATATTTGGAAGCCGATGAAGTTTTTTAGAATTGGGTTTGAAAGAACATTGCATGATGCTGTCAAGATTGTGCATGATTTTTCTGAAAAAACAGTAAGAGAAAGAAAGATGGAATTGCTATCTAACAAGGAGGGTATAATAAGTACTTCAAGGTGTGATCTTTTGTCAAGGCTTATAATAATGGAACAAGATAAAAAAGATGTCTTTTTTACTGATAAACTGCTTCAAGATTTTTGCATTAGCTTCATTTTAGCAGGAAGAGATACAAGCTCAGTGGGATTATCATGGTTCTTTTGGTTAATTACCCAAAACCCGTTAGTAGAAACTCGAATCCTCGATGAAATCCATAATATTTTACAACAACACGAAAAACCCAACAAAGATAATCAAGAAAATGTTGTATTTACAGAAGAAGAACTCAAGAAGATGGTGTATTTGCAGGCAGCAATATCTGAATCCTTACGTTTGTACCCTCCTGTTTCATTTGACCACAAACAGCCACAAGAAGACGATGTTTTTCCTGATGGGACCCACATTGGAAAGGGTGCACGAGTCGTTTATTACATGTATGGTATGGCTAGAATGGAGAACCTTTGGGGTAAAGATTGTTGTGAGTTTCGACCCGAAAGGTGGATTAAAGATGGTGAATTTGTGAGCGAAAGCCAGTTCAAGTACACTGCTTTTAATGCTGGTCCACGATTGTGTGTGGGCAAAAAGTTTGCGTATATGCAAATGAAAATGGTGGCTGCTTCGATTTTATTAAGATATAAATTGAAGTTGGTTGAAGGTCATAAAGTATGTCCAAAACTAAATACTACACTTTACATGAAGTATGGGCTATTGATTACAATGGAGCCTAGGGTGTAAAGATGATTGTTTGATGTTAAATTGAAACTTGTTCTTTATTCTAACGGTTATATATGCAGTGGATTGTTAATTTAGATTCAGTGTCATACATAATATGTAAAGTATAATGGAATTTTATGCCTCTTCTAATCAGATTATATTCATGTTCATGTTTGTATCTCAACTTGATTAACCAGTTACAAACTTGCACTTGAATACATTTGATACGAATTGTCTCGGCTCATATATAATGCATTTGAGCTAAGCCTGGCAAACGGG of the Rutidosis leptorrhynchoides isolate AG116_Rl617_1_P2 chromosome 5, CSIRO_AGI_Rlap_v1, whole genome shotgun sequence genome contains:
- the LOC139846880 gene encoding protein SIEVE ELEMENT OCCLUSION C isoform X2 encodes the protein MENVMLYASNINNAVDVQILDNIKNFSSETLEHSFYKISRAILWECYNTTDIHTRTLALLEMLGNYRWDAKVVIMLTAFTINYGEFRLFLDVYANNSLAASLAILKNLWWRNFETLRPQLKSMEIVIKEMVELAKCVVRFEVLPINLLLHADHDCTLVSAVKSQIYLATYWIFRSSLTSASQITDLIAMKQENSNITANAAWGLSSLALRLSTLCSCLRIQVDEFQEHIEQKLYKRLLNLLKDNKQIENQEFLNLFFSLDDDLPLKDSFSQENVGIHRLKEKVVMLLVSKPDLLPIDQTLLLIQQTYEHPHHKYIKQDYEIVWVPISSSETWTLDEHKSFDYLSNSLPWLSIRKPWLLNSAVVRMIREEWNFDEKPLMVVLDQHGSVSNYNALDMVLIWGAKAFPFSDSNEKKLWEEEHWNLDLMLYGVDDHFLKQTEEGDKNICICGSSNIEWIKEFESRIEKLRNVGLKLQVIYVGSRNMNEDMLKTLAIVNKNKSFTPLQIQFFWIRLEKIKDSIIRVGQVHTFTNYEIILNQVLELLDTDDDHSNWAVFGCLSSKDLVKLKGNDIMMFLDRVPVWAKKVASFGFVGAIASIFDEAGETASCDHTNMVPYDEGMVEKIVDCDKCKRAMTQFIVYQCDGSQ
- the LOC139846880 gene encoding protein SIEVE ELEMENT OCCLUSION C isoform X1; translation: MELTVNDSFTPQTSSPELSIEQEFIINKTLLTHKSDDRLVDCNILFQAMENVMLYASNINNAVDVQILDNIKNFSSETLEHSFYKISRAILWECYNTTDIHTRTLALLEMLGNYRWDAKVVIMLTAFTINYGEFRLFLDVYANNSLAASLAILKNLWWRNFETLRPQLKSMEIVIKEMVELAKCVVRFEVLPINLLLHADHDCTLVSAVKSQIYLATYWIFRSSLTSASQITDLIAMKQENSNITANAAWGLSSLALRLSTLCSCLRIQVDEFQEHIEQKLYKRLLNLLKDNKQIENQEFLNLFFSLDDDLPLKDSFSQENVGIHRLKEKVVMLLVSKPDLLPIDQTLLLIQQTYEHPHHKYIKQDYEIVWVPISSSETWTLDEHKSFDYLSNSLPWLSIRKPWLLNSAVVRMIREEWNFDEKPLMVVLDQHGSVSNYNALDMVLIWGAKAFPFSDSNEKKLWEEEHWNLDLMLYGVDDHFLKQTEEGDKNICICGSSNIEWIKEFESRIEKLRNVGLKLQVIYVGSRNMNEDMLKTLAIVNKNKSFTPLQIQFFWIRLEKIKDSIIRVGQVHTFTNYEIILNQVLELLDTDDDHSNWAVFGCLSSKDLVKLKGNDIMMFLDRVPVWAKKVASFGFVGAIASIFDEAGETASCDHTNMVPYDEGMVEKIVDCDKCKRAMTQFIVYQCDGSQ
- the LOC139846881 gene encoding cytochrome P450 86B1-like — encoded protein: MSLLIIFICNSILNKLTRKGPMIWPVFGILPTVVLHASNLYEWGSDCLIKYGGTFYYRGMWMGGTFGVVTGDPHKIEYMLKTNFKNFPKGQAYKERFYDFLGDGIFNADDELWRTQRRVANSEMHSARFMQFSLDSIKNLVHNKLLKVLEAKKGCVVDLQDVLLRFTFDNTCSVAFGVDSGCLEVDFPETPFAKAFEKVTFASLMRFMVPHYIWKPMKFFRIGFERTLHDAVKIVHDFSEKTVRERKMELLSNKEGIISTSRCDLLSRLIIMEQDKKDVFFTDKLLQDFCISFILAGRDTSSVGLSWFFWLITQNPLVETRILDEIHNILQQHEKPNKDNQENVVFTEEELKKMVYLQAAISESLRLYPPVSFDHKQPQEDDVFPDGTHIGKGARVVYYMYGMARMENLWGKDCCEFRPERWIKDGEFVSESQFKYTAFNAGPRLCVGKKFAYMQMKMVAASILLRYKLKLVEGHKVCPKLNTTLYMKYGLLITMEPRV